A region from the Lysobacter sp. BMK333-48F3 genome encodes:
- the era gene encoding GTPase Era, giving the protein MTSSSHRAGHVAVIGRPNVGKSTLVNALVGAKVSIVSPRPQTTRHRLLGIATFPEGQLLLVDTPGIHREQKRAMNRMMNRAARGSLEGVDAALLVVRAGQWDDEDTLAFDALRGAGLPVVLVVNQVDRIADKGELLPYLAKVSEGRDFASVHPVSALKNKGLEALVKSVLALLPEQEALYGEDEITDKSQRFLAGEMVREQLMRQLGEELPYATTVEIERFAVDGAMLRIGAVIWVERDGQKAIVIGKGGVRLREIGAKARVQMERLFGSKVFLETWVRVREGWSDDEAALRQLGYE; this is encoded by the coding sequence ATGACTTCCTCTTCTCATCGCGCCGGCCACGTAGCCGTCATCGGCCGTCCCAACGTCGGCAAATCCACCCTGGTCAATGCCTTGGTCGGGGCCAAGGTGAGCATCGTCTCGCCGCGGCCGCAGACCACCCGCCATCGCCTGCTCGGCATCGCCACCTTTCCCGAGGGCCAGCTGCTGCTGGTCGACACTCCGGGCATCCACCGCGAGCAGAAGCGGGCGATGAACCGGATGATGAACCGCGCCGCGCGCGGTTCGCTGGAGGGCGTGGACGCGGCCTTGCTGGTGGTGCGCGCCGGGCAGTGGGACGACGAGGACACGCTGGCGTTCGACGCCCTGCGCGGCGCCGGCCTGCCGGTGGTGCTGGTGGTGAACCAGGTCGACCGCATCGCCGACAAGGGCGAGTTGCTGCCGTACCTGGCCAAGGTCAGCGAAGGCCGCGATTTCGCCAGCGTGCATCCGGTCTCGGCGCTGAAGAACAAGGGCCTGGAAGCGCTGGTCAAGAGCGTGCTGGCGTTGTTGCCCGAGCAGGAAGCGCTGTACGGCGAGGACGAGATCACCGACAAGAGCCAGCGTTTCCTCGCCGGCGAGATGGTGCGCGAACAGCTGATGCGCCAGCTCGGCGAAGAGCTGCCGTACGCGACCACGGTCGAGATCGAGCGCTTCGCCGTCGACGGCGCGATGCTGCGCATCGGCGCGGTGATCTGGGTCGAGCGCGACGGCCAGAAGGCGATCGTGATCGGCAAGGGCGGCGTCCGCCTGCGCGAAATCGGCGCCAAGGCGCGGGTGCAGATGGAGCGCCTGTTCGGTTCCAAGGTGTTCCTGGAAACCTGGGTCCGCGTGCGCGAAGGCTGGTCCGACGACGAGGCGGCGTTGCGCCAGTTGGGCTACGAGTAA
- a CDS encoding S-methyl-5'-thioinosine phosphorylase, with protein MSAPAIDLAVIGGTGLYRLAELQDVQSQQPDTRYGAPSGPIRIGTLGGRRIAFLARHGEGHSLPPHQINYRANLAALQAIGARRVLALNTVGGITERFGPRVLACPDQLIDYTWGRISTICEEPGSEVLHVDFGEPYTRSLRAAVLAAAARAGVALVDGGCYGATQGPRLETRAEIVRMRRDGCDLVGMTGMPEAGLARELGLDYACLAIVANWAAGAGPDPDEVITLQDVLDNVAAASAGLPALLGAVLDQ; from the coding sequence ATGAGCGCGCCCGCAATCGACCTGGCCGTGATCGGCGGCACCGGCCTGTACCGCCTCGCCGAGCTGCAGGACGTGCAGTCGCAGCAGCCCGACACCCGCTACGGCGCGCCGTCCGGGCCGATCCGGATCGGCACTCTCGGCGGGCGCCGGATCGCGTTCCTGGCGCGCCACGGCGAAGGCCACTCGCTGCCGCCGCACCAGATCAATTACCGCGCCAATCTCGCCGCCTTGCAGGCGATCGGCGCGCGCCGGGTGCTGGCGCTCAATACGGTCGGCGGCATCACCGAACGGTTCGGGCCGCGCGTGCTGGCCTGCCCGGATCAGCTGATCGACTACACCTGGGGCCGGATCTCGACGATCTGCGAAGAGCCCGGCAGCGAGGTGCTGCACGTGGACTTCGGCGAGCCCTACACGCGCAGCCTGCGTGCGGCGGTGCTGGCCGCGGCGGCGCGCGCCGGCGTGGCCCTGGTCGACGGCGGTTGCTACGGCGCGACCCAGGGGCCGCGCCTGGAAACCCGCGCCGAGATCGTGCGCATGCGCCGCGACGGCTGCGACCTGGTCGGCATGACCGGCATGCCCGAAGCCGGGCTGGCGCGCGAGTTGGGGCTGGACTACGCCTGCCTGGCGATCGTCGCCAACTGGGCCGCCGGCGCCGGTCCCGACCCGGACGAGGTGATCACCCTGCAGGACGTGCTCGACAACGTCGCCGCGGCCTCGGCCGGGCTGCCGGCCTTGCTCGGCGCGGTGCTGGATCAGTGA
- the recO gene encoding DNA repair protein RecO, translating into MHLTAEPAYVLHARPWRETSLLVEVLSEQHGRLGLVARGVQGPKRQVLRAALQPFQHIRVDALLRGELARLTAAEALDAAPRLDGDAALAGFYVNELLLRLVPRHDPFPELYELYGRTRARLPGEGLAWTLRRFERDLLEALGSGFDWSVDADGAPIDPAARYRLDPEQGPRRLLSDRGHGERSAAATGRALLALARDLAPEASDLPGLRQALRAVLTHHLGPRGLKSWEMMAELARVRSRPEPGAAQD; encoded by the coding sequence ATGCACCTGACCGCCGAACCCGCCTACGTGCTGCATGCGCGCCCCTGGCGCGAGACCAGCCTGTTGGTGGAGGTGCTGAGCGAGCAGCACGGGCGGCTCGGCCTGGTCGCGCGCGGGGTGCAGGGGCCGAAGCGGCAGGTGTTGCGGGCCGCCCTGCAGCCGTTCCAGCACATCCGCGTCGATGCGCTGTTGCGCGGCGAACTGGCGCGGCTGACCGCGGCCGAAGCCCTGGATGCGGCGCCGCGCCTGGACGGTGATGCGGCGCTGGCCGGGTTCTACGTCAACGAACTGTTGCTGCGGCTGGTGCCGCGGCACGACCCGTTCCCGGAGTTGTACGAGCTTTACGGACGCACCCGCGCCCGGCTGCCGGGCGAAGGCCTGGCCTGGACATTGCGCCGGTTCGAGCGCGATCTGCTCGAGGCGCTGGGATCGGGCTTCGACTGGAGCGTCGACGCCGATGGCGCGCCGATCGATCCGGCCGCGCGCTATCGCCTGGACCCCGAGCAAGGGCCGCGCCGCCTGCTCAGCGACCGCGGCCATGGCGAACGCAGCGCCGCCGCGACCGGTCGCGCGCTGCTGGCCCTGGCGCGCGACCTCGCGCCGGAGGCGTCCGACCTGCCGGGCTTGCGCCAGGCCCTGCGCGCGGTGCTGACCCATCATCTCGGCCCGCGCGGGCTGAAATCCTGGGAAATGATGGCCGAGCTGGCGCGGGTGCGCAGCCGCCCCGAGCCGGGCGCGGCGCAGGACTAG
- the nagZ gene encoding beta-N-acetylhexosaminidase, with product MLVIGVAGTELTAQERDWLQHDACAGVILFSRNFASRAQVTELSAAIRAAAPRPQLICVDQEGGRVQRFREGYSALPPLEVFGKLYADDRDAALRLAEEHAGLMAAEVQASGVDLSFAPVVDLGRGNLAIGNRAFDADPQIVAEFTRAYIRGMHGRGMAATLKHFPGHGSVLADTHFDQAADPRTLDELRATDLIPFVAGVEAQADAVMMAHVSYPAVAPEPAGYSRRWIEEILRGDRAHGGLGFRGVVFSDDIGMAAAFSVGGIKARIDAHLDAGCDVVLVCHPQLVEESLAAVEGRRLNTAALTGLIGRGALGWDGLIADAAYAPTRQRLEGLA from the coding sequence ATGCTCGTGATCGGCGTCGCCGGTACCGAACTCACCGCGCAGGAGCGCGACTGGCTGCAGCACGACGCCTGCGCCGGCGTGATCCTGTTCAGCCGCAACTTCGCCTCGCGCGCGCAGGTGACCGAGCTGTCGGCGGCGATCCGCGCCGCCGCGCCGCGGCCGCAGCTGATCTGCGTCGACCAGGAAGGCGGGCGGGTGCAGCGTTTCCGCGAAGGCTACAGCGCGCTGCCGCCGCTGGAGGTGTTCGGCAAGCTCTACGCCGACGACCGCGACGCCGCGCTGCGCCTGGCCGAGGAGCACGCCGGACTGATGGCGGCCGAGGTCCAGGCCAGCGGCGTCGACCTGAGCTTCGCCCCGGTGGTCGACCTGGGCCGTGGCAACCTGGCGATCGGCAACCGCGCTTTCGACGCTGATCCGCAGATCGTCGCCGAGTTCACCCGCGCCTACATCCGCGGCATGCACGGCCGCGGCATGGCCGCCACGCTGAAGCATTTCCCCGGTCACGGCTCGGTGCTGGCCGACACTCACTTCGACCAGGCGGCCGACCCGCGCACGCTCGACGAGCTGCGCGCCACCGACCTGATCCCGTTCGTCGCCGGCGTCGAGGCCCAGGCCGATGCGGTGATGATGGCGCACGTGTCCTATCCGGCGGTCGCGCCGGAGCCGGCCGGTTATTCGCGACGCTGGATCGAGGAGATCCTGCGCGGCGACCGCGCTCACGGCGGCCTGGGCTTCCGCGGCGTGGTGTTCAGCGACGACATCGGCATGGCCGCGGCGTTCTCGGTCGGCGGCATCAAGGCGCGGATCGACGCGCACCTGGACGCCGGCTGCGACGTGGTCCTGGTCTGCCATCCGCAACTGGTCGAGGAATCTCTGGCCGCGGTCGAGGGCCGCCGCCTCAACACCGCCGCGCTGACCGGCCTGATCGGCCGCGGCGCGCTGGGCTGGGACGGCCTGATCGCCGACGCCGCCTACGCACCCACCCGCCAACGCCTAGAAGGACTGGCCTGA
- a CDS encoding YdbH domain-containing protein, giving the protein MLRLLIGLSLPLAGIAAADVQARTLNARIARVSTAVATLDGVTVRLSWPDGAEQGELQLRAAKVTAPDLGYRFADLSWRCPLRRDGRGGWACAGELRSGRGRALRLALDLGVASTDARLTRGDSAIALRRDAATPDLTRIDLTRVPLAWTQALLAQAWPEGRIKAGRLDGRLDIAAPARGPLRIAGPLRLDGAAFDTPDGSVAAERLGARLDLDSALGGGERFVVDGRLLGGELLFGNAYIALQQRPVELRIEAERGAGESGWRLPQLLWRDGRLLQAQGSAALDADAGLAALDLQVRSDDLAPLRDGYLSGFLALAGLAQLELGGAAQARLRLRGGELQQAQAQLGAVRMNDPQGRFRFEGLDGELRYSDADPVDSELAWSGGALYGLEFGPTRLPFSSDHGELRLRRAIGFPMLGGQVGIDGLRLRPPAGGRGLDLRFGLTLDRLDIGRLAKALDGPAFVGELSGRLPQAHYADDRLELDGGLSMQLFGGTVAVSSLAMERPFGVAPTLSSDLALENLDLESLTGVFGFGSITGRLFGRIDRLRLVDWQPVAFDAELHTRKAAGVRQRISQRAVQDLSSVGDSSFVGSLQDRLIGFFDDFGYARIGISCRLAEEVCHMDGLGPAKNNGFLIVQGAGLPHLDVVGYNRRVDWPTLLERLEAVSKGELKPVVQ; this is encoded by the coding sequence ATGTTACGCCTACTGATCGGTTTGTCGCTGCCCCTGGCCGGGATCGCAGCGGCCGATGTGCAGGCGCGCACATTGAACGCCCGAATCGCGCGCGTCAGCACCGCCGTGGCGACGCTGGACGGCGTGACAGTGCGGCTGTCGTGGCCCGACGGCGCCGAGCAGGGCGAACTGCAACTGCGCGCAGCCAAGGTGACGGCGCCGGACCTGGGCTATCGCTTCGCCGACCTGAGCTGGCGCTGCCCGCTGCGGCGCGACGGGCGCGGCGGCTGGGCCTGCGCCGGCGAGTTGCGCAGCGGCCGCGGGCGGGCGCTGCGTCTGGCCCTGGACCTGGGCGTCGCCAGCACCGATGCGCGACTGACCCGCGGCGACAGCGCGATCGCCTTGCGCCGCGATGCGGCCACCCCCGACCTGACCCGGATCGACCTGACTCGTGTGCCGCTGGCCTGGACCCAGGCCTTGCTGGCCCAGGCCTGGCCGGAGGGGCGGATCAAGGCCGGCCGGCTCGACGGCCGGCTCGACATCGCCGCGCCGGCGCGCGGGCCGCTGCGCATCGCCGGGCCGCTGCGGCTCGACGGCGCCGCCTTCGACACGCCCGACGGCTCGGTCGCGGCCGAACGCCTCGGCGCGCGCCTGGACTTGGACAGCGCGCTCGGCGGCGGCGAGCGGTTCGTTGTCGACGGGCGCCTGCTGGGCGGCGAGCTGCTGTTCGGCAACGCCTATATCGCCCTGCAGCAGCGGCCGGTGGAGCTGCGCATCGAAGCCGAGCGCGGCGCCGGCGAGAGCGGCTGGCGTCTGCCGCAGTTGCTGTGGCGCGACGGTCGCCTGCTGCAGGCGCAGGGCAGCGCCGCGCTGGACGCCGACGCCGGCCTGGCCGCGCTCGACCTGCAAGTGCGCAGCGACGATCTGGCGCCGCTGCGCGACGGCTATCTGTCCGGTTTCCTGGCTCTGGCCGGGCTGGCGCAACTGGAACTCGGCGGCGCCGCGCAGGCGCGATTGCGGCTGCGCGGCGGCGAACTGCAACAGGCCCAGGCGCAACTGGGCGCGGTGCGCATGAACGACCCGCAGGGCCGGTTCCGTTTCGAGGGCCTGGACGGCGAGTTGCGCTATTCCGACGCCGATCCGGTCGACAGCGAACTGGCCTGGTCGGGCGGGGCGCTGTACGGGCTGGAATTCGGCCCGACCCGGCTGCCGTTCTCCAGCGACCACGGCGAACTGCGCCTGCGCCGCGCGATCGGCTTCCCGATGCTGGGCGGCCAGGTCGGCATCGACGGTCTGCGGCTGCGCCCGCCGGCCGGCGGACGCGGCCTGGACCTGCGTTTCGGCCTGACCCTGGACCGGCTCGACATCGGCCGCCTGGCCAAGGCCCTGGACGGCCCGGCCTTCGTCGGCGAACTCAGCGGCCGCCTGCCGCAGGCGCATTACGCCGACGACCGGCTCGAACTGGACGGCGGCCTGAGCATGCAGTTGTTCGGCGGCACGGTGGCGGTGTCGTCGCTGGCGATGGAGCGGCCGTTCGGGGTCGCGCCGACCCTGAGTTCGGACCTGGCGCTGGAAAACCTGGACCTGGAATCGCTGACCGGCGTGTTCGGTTTCGGCAGCATCACCGGCCGTCTGTTCGGCCGCATCGACCGGCTGCGCCTGGTCGACTGGCAGCCGGTCGCGTTCGATGCCGAGCTGCATACGCGCAAGGCCGCCGGCGTGCGCCAGCGGATCAGCCAACGCGCGGTGCAGGACCTGTCCAGCGTCGGCGACTCGTCCTTCGTCGGCAGCCTGCAGGACCGGCTGATCGGTTTCTTCGACGACTTCGGCTATGCGCGCATCGGCATTTCCTGCCGCCTGGCCGAGGAGGTCTGCCATATGGACGGTCTGGGGCCGGCCAAGAACAACGGCTTCCTGATCGTTCAGGGCGCCGGCCTGCCGCACCTGGACGTGGTCGGCTACAACCGCCGGGTCGACTGGCCGACCCTGCTCGAACGCCTGGAAGCGGTGAGCAAGGGCGAGCTCAAGCCGGTGGTGCAATGA
- a CDS encoding hypoxanthine-guanine phosphoribosyltransferase, which translates to MTSHDLAAALADADLIHDRRSLEREIARMAVSIRNDYAGARPVYLTIMHGGLPFAAQLAMELGQRGLDLEFDYLHATRYRGQTTGADLVWKHRPATPLRGRRVLLVDDIVDEGHTLLGIRDWCREQGAAEVRIAALAVKRHDRCVDGLRADYVGVEVPDRYVFGYGMDFYEQGRNLPAIYALKD; encoded by the coding sequence ATGACTTCGCACGATTTGGCCGCGGCGCTCGCCGATGCCGACCTGATCCACGACCGCCGCAGCCTGGAGCGCGAGATCGCGCGCATGGCGGTGTCGATCCGCAACGACTACGCCGGCGCCCGCCCGGTGTACCTGACCATCATGCACGGCGGCCTGCCGTTCGCGGCGCAGCTGGCGATGGAACTGGGCCAGCGCGGCCTGGACCTGGAATTCGACTACCTGCACGCGACCCGCTATCGCGGCCAGACCACCGGCGCCGACCTGGTCTGGAAGCACCGTCCGGCGACGCCGCTGCGCGGCCGCCGGGTGCTGTTGGTCGACGACATCGTCGACGAAGGCCATACCCTGCTCGGCATCCGCGACTGGTGCCGCGAACAGGGCGCCGCCGAAGTCCGCATCGCCGCGCTGGCGGTCAAGCGCCACGACCGCTGCGTCGACGGCCTGCGCGCCGACTACGTCGGAGTCGAGGTGCCGGACCGCTACGTGTTCGGCTACGGCATGGACTTCTACGAGCAGGGCCGCAACCTGCCCGCGATCTACGCATTGAAGGATTGA
- a CDS encoding cold-shock protein, translating to MQYGTVKWFNDAKGFGFISPEDGSADVFVHFSAINAKGFRSLQEGQRVSYQLTQGPKGAQASEVTPAA from the coding sequence ATGCAGTACGGCACCGTGAAGTGGTTCAACGACGCCAAGGGCTTCGGTTTCATCTCGCCCGAAGACGGTAGCGCGGATGTATTCGTGCACTTTTCCGCGATCAACGCCAAGGGTTTTCGCAGCCTGCAGGAAGGCCAGCGCGTCAGCTACCAGCTGACCCAGGGCCCGAAGGGCGCCCAAGCCTCCGAGGTCACCCCGGCGGCCTGA
- a CDS encoding DUF1318 domain-containing protein: MRRWMGVPVAAVMLTACVTINVYFPAAEAKEAAKEFVEKVIGDQAPAATPQPEPAKSGGGLGAVRPQAPASDAARFAARIDWLSLVGIGSAYAQSPDISIKTPAIQAIQSRMASRFDSQLRAHFDSGALGFTSNGTVSVRDAGKIPLGERVAVNQAVADQGRDSAAVYREIAVANGHPEWEGQIRQVFARQWIESAKGGWWYQDAGGGWKQK; this comes from the coding sequence ATGCGCCGTTGGATGGGAGTACCGGTCGCTGCCGTGATGTTGACGGCCTGCGTGACCATCAACGTCTACTTTCCGGCCGCCGAGGCCAAGGAAGCGGCCAAGGAGTTCGTCGAGAAGGTGATCGGCGACCAGGCTCCGGCGGCGACGCCGCAGCCCGAGCCGGCCAAGTCCGGCGGCGGCCTTGGCGCGGTGCGGCCGCAGGCCCCGGCCAGCGACGCGGCCCGGTTCGCCGCGCGCATCGACTGGCTGTCTCTGGTCGGCATCGGCAGCGCCTACGCGCAGTCGCCGGACATCTCGATCAAGACCCCGGCGATCCAGGCGATCCAGTCGCGCATGGCCTCGCGCTTCGACAGCCAGCTGCGCGCCCACTTCGATTCCGGCGCGCTCGGCTTCACCAGCAACGGCACCGTCAGCGTGCGCGACGCCGGCAAGATCCCGCTCGGCGAGCGAGTCGCGGTCAACCAGGCGGTGGCCGACCAGGGCCGCGACTCGGCCGCGGTCTACCGCGAAATCGCCGTCGCCAACGGCCACCCTGAATGGGAAGGCCAGATCCGCCAGGTGTTCGCCCGGCAATGGATCGAAAGCGCCAAGGGCGGCTGGTGGTACCAGGACGCGGGCGGCGGTTGGAAGCAGAAATAG
- a CDS encoding response regulator → MKNSPVPRVLLVEDDPVTRAFLTAAVEAMPAQVDGADSLAAALALGDAHDYQLWLFDANLPDGSGSDLLARLRMRHPRTLAVAHTATGESEVRERLIASGFCEVLVKPLPASAVRATIRRLLVLPEPESAAEASTPAWDDDSAARALNGNRTHIATLRGLFVQELPNARHAIRSAHQLGNVDAVRAELHKLRASCGFVGAVRLAQAVQELQAQPDSAALLARFESAADETVRSAG, encoded by the coding sequence ATGAAGAATTCCCCAGTCCCCCGCGTGCTGCTGGTCGAGGACGACCCGGTCACCCGCGCCTTCCTGACCGCCGCGGTCGAGGCGATGCCGGCCCAGGTCGACGGCGCCGACAGCCTCGCCGCCGCGCTCGCGCTCGGCGATGCGCACGACTACCAACTTTGGCTGTTCGACGCCAACCTGCCCGACGGCAGCGGCAGCGACTTGCTCGCGCGCCTGCGCATGCGCCACCCGCGCACCCTCGCGGTCGCCCATACCGCCACCGGCGAAAGCGAAGTGCGCGAGCGGCTGATCGCCTCGGGCTTCTGCGAGGTGCTGGTCAAGCCGCTGCCCGCCTCCGCGGTGCGCGCCACGATCCGCCGCCTGCTGGTCCTGCCCGAGCCGGAATCCGCCGCCGAAGCGTCCACGCCGGCCTGGGACGACGACAGCGCGGCGCGTGCGTTGAACGGCAATCGCACCCACATCGCCACCCTGCGCGGGCTGTTCGTGCAGGAACTGCCGAATGCGCGCCACGCGATCCGCAGCGCCCATCAACTCGGCAATGTCGATGCGGTGCGCGCGGAACTGCACAAGCTGCGCGCCAGTTGCGGCTTCGTCGGCGCGGTGCGGCTGGCCCAGGCGGTGCAGGAGCTGCAGGCGCAGCCCGACTCGGCCGCCTTGCTGGCGCGTTTCGAAAGCGCGGCCGACGAAACCGTCCGCAGCGCCGGCTGA
- a CDS encoding CYTH domain-containing protein, with protein sequence MGIEIERKFLVVGDAWRASAHKVVPMAQGYLNDLDAMEPAAGRSAMKASVRVRIAGDEAYLNLKSRELGHTRQEFDYPIPVADARALLALCVGGLVDKRRHYVEHQGRLWEVDEFLGDNAGLVVAEIELERADAPFERPDWAGAEVTDAQRYYNLALATRPYSAWTQAERDGAG encoded by the coding sequence ATGGGCATCGAAATCGAACGCAAATTCCTCGTCGTCGGCGACGCGTGGCGCGCCAGCGCGCACAAAGTCGTGCCGATGGCGCAGGGCTACCTCAACGACCTCGACGCGATGGAGCCCGCCGCCGGGCGCAGCGCGATGAAAGCCTCGGTGCGGGTGCGCATCGCCGGCGACGAGGCTTATCTGAACCTGAAATCGCGCGAACTCGGCCACACCCGGCAGGAGTTCGACTACCCGATTCCGGTCGCTGACGCGCGCGCGCTGCTGGCGCTGTGCGTCGGCGGCCTGGTCGACAAGCGCCGCCATTACGTCGAGCACCAAGGCCGGCTGTGGGAAGTCGACGAATTCCTCGGCGACAACGCCGGGCTGGTGGTGGCCGAGATCGAGCTCGAACGCGCCGACGCGCCGTTCGAGCGCCCGGACTGGGCCGGCGCCGAGGTCACCGACGCGCAGCGCTACTACAACCTGGCCCTGGCCACCCGGCCGTACTCGGCCTGGACCCAGGCCGAGCGCGACGGCGCGGGCTGA
- the rlmD gene encoding 23S rRNA (uracil(1939)-C(5))-methyltransferase RlmD, which yields MPAAVARIDQTPFEAAIAGLTHDGRGVARRPDGKAVFVAGALPGERVMAKQTARSRHYDEAVTLEVLEASADRVVPRCAHFGTCGGCALQHMAEDQQILAKQNVLLENFERIGHVAPERVLPALTASAWGYRRKGRFSVRRVEKKDKTLVGFRETDPRFVAEIRRCDTVIPQIGDKIEALATLIDGLQARREIPQVEFIGGDPQSDHGGMALTFRHLAPLSETDREAIVGFAREHAFAVFLQPGGVDSVHPLWPADPQLSFSLPQWELELKFRPLDFIQVNAALNGRMIQHAIDLLEPQAEDRVLDLFAGLGNFTLPLARTVREVVGVEGEAGLVQRARENAAHNGLGNAQFYAADLGKDLSAEPWMREGFDRLLLDPPRSGADFVLTQLPLKQFKRIVYVSCHPASLARDAGYLVREKGWKLRAAGVMDMFPHTAHVESIAMFEPR from the coding sequence CTGCCAGCAGCTGTGGCCCGCATCGATCAAACTCCTTTCGAGGCCGCCATCGCCGGCCTCACTCATGATGGCCGCGGCGTCGCCCGGCGTCCGGACGGCAAGGCCGTGTTCGTCGCCGGCGCGCTGCCGGGCGAACGGGTCATGGCCAAGCAGACCGCGCGTTCGCGCCACTACGACGAAGCGGTGACGCTGGAGGTGCTGGAAGCCTCGGCGGACCGGGTCGTGCCGCGTTGCGCGCACTTCGGCACCTGCGGCGGCTGCGCCCTGCAGCACATGGCCGAAGACCAGCAGATCCTGGCCAAGCAGAACGTGCTGCTGGAGAACTTCGAACGCATCGGCCACGTCGCGCCCGAACGGGTGTTGCCGGCGCTGACCGCTTCGGCCTGGGGCTATCGGCGCAAGGGCCGGTTCTCGGTGCGCCGGGTCGAGAAGAAGGACAAGACCCTGGTCGGCTTCCGCGAGACCGATCCGCGTTTCGTCGCCGAGATCCGCCGCTGCGACACCGTGATCCCGCAGATCGGCGACAAGATCGAAGCCCTGGCGACGCTGATCGACGGCCTGCAGGCGCGGCGCGAGATTCCGCAGGTCGAGTTCATCGGCGGCGATCCGCAGAGCGACCACGGCGGCATGGCGCTGACCTTCCGCCATCTGGCGCCGCTGTCGGAAACCGACCGCGAGGCCATCGTCGGCTTCGCCCGCGAGCACGCTTTCGCGGTGTTCCTGCAGCCCGGCGGCGTCGACAGCGTGCACCCGTTGTGGCCGGCCGATCCGCAGCTGTCGTTCTCGCTGCCGCAGTGGGAGCTCGAACTGAAGTTCCGGCCGCTGGACTTCATCCAGGTCAACGCCGCGCTCAACGGCCGCATGATCCAGCACGCCATCGACCTGCTCGAACCGCAGGCCGAGGACCGCGTGCTCGACCTGTTCGCCGGCCTGGGCAATTTCACCCTGCCGCTGGCGCGCACCGTGCGCGAAGTGGTCGGGGTCGAGGGCGAGGCCGGGCTGGTCCAGCGCGCGAGAGAGAACGCCGCGCACAACGGACTGGGCAACGCCCAGTTCTACGCCGCCGACCTGGGCAAGGACCTCAGCGCCGAGCCGTGGATGCGCGAAGGCTTCGATCGCCTGCTGCTGGATCCGCCGCGATCGGGCGCCGACTTCGTGCTGACCCAGCTGCCGCTGAAGCAGTTCAAGCGCATCGTCTACGTCAGCTGCCATCCGGCCTCGCTGGCGCGCGACGCCGGCTATCTGGTGCGCGAGAAGGGCTGGAAGCTGCGCGCGGCCGGGGTCATGGACATGTTCCCGCACACCGCGCACGTGGAATCGATCGCGATGTTCGAGCCGCGCTGA